ACTCCCCCTCTGTtactaaatataagatgtttacgtagaaaaacatatattaaaaaaactatttttttttataaaatatcattaaaattatacattaatggtattcaaccaattaaaaaataaactattaaaatatgattaaatatacagtttttaataaagtaaaaattacctaaaaaaaatgaaaacattggAACATCGAAATTCTGTAAAACATCTTAGCTAGAGGAAGCAAGTTTTTAGATTCTAGATGGGAAAATCGATGGGCCTCTACGGCTTCAGTTTTCAAGCCTCGACGACTGATTAATTTATCCGTTCagacaacaaagaaaaaaaaaaggtaaaattttCAGTTTCTTCTTTAACTATCTTCTATGTACTTTCTTGGTTCTTTCTTGGTTTTTCCTTGCCATTGATCAGAAACtagccgagagagagagaatagtgCAAAGACTTTCTCACACACTGTCTTAAAAACCGCGTAAGAGAAATAGTCTTCCTCCTCAGATCTCTCCCTTTCACTTGAGATAAAACCCTGAAACTTTCCCGCATTTTCTTTCCCCTTCTTCTACAAATTCAAAGTAAACTCATCTGCTTGAATTACCAAAATCATCTGCAAAATTCCCAGGTAAAATCACTACTctcactttgttttttttactgcTTCGCTGCGATTTTATACTACCCTTGCGGTTAAAGTTTTCacctttatctctctctctctctgcaatGTCGGTTCCAATGTTAGATTGCTCCGCAAGATTCGGTTAAAAGTTAGTTGCTTTAAGCTATAAATCAAATACCCACTTCGATCTTCTTCATTTTGCTCTCCTTCTCTTACAAGCTCAACAACATAGGTTtggtttctaatttttaattcaTAGATTTCGAGAAATGATGGGAGGAAACCCATCCAAGAAGAAGCAAAACATTGAGTACGGTTCACCTACAACACCTGTACATATCAAGATCAACTCAGCTTACACAGAACACTTGACCTCTTACGAACGAGCTTGCACCGAAGACCCAAAGCTCGAGTCTTTCGACTCATCCCTTCACCAACGAACCAACCTCGTCATCAACAAGCTCGCAGCGTCATCAGGCGTAGAGATCAAATCTCTCTCCTTCGAATCCCTCAGAGAGGTGACGCAGTGCCTTTTGGACATGAACCAAGACGTGGTCAAAGTTATATTACAGGACAGAGATGACATATGGAGCAATCAAGACATGTTCTCTCTTGTCAACATGTACTTCGACAGCACCGCGAAGACTATGGACTTCTGCTCTGAGCTCGAGAGCTGTCTCAACAGGGCGAGGAGAAGCCAAGTGATTATAAAGTTTGCTGTCAAGCAGTTCGAGGAAGAGGATTACGAGAAGACGCTTGAGGAGCTCAAGAGGTTTACCTTAGCTGGCGATCCGTTTTCGAAAGAGTTCTTCGCTCTCTTCGATTCGGTGCATAGACATCAGGTTATGATGCTCGAGGAGCTTCATAGGCTAAAGAGGAGGCTCGATAAGAAGCTCAAGAGCGTCAAAACGTGGAGACGAGTTTCCAACGTGGTGTTTGTGACCGCGTTTGTCTCTGTGCTCATCTTCTCGGTGGTCGCAGCCGCTGTGGCTGCGCCGCCTGTAGTGGCGGCTTTGGCCGGCGCGTTGACTGTTCCGGTGGGGTCTGTTGGGAAGTGGTGCAACTCTCTTTGGGAAAAGTATGAGAAAGTGGTTAGAGGGCAGAAGGAGATCGTTACGTCGATTAGAATCGGGACGTACGTGTCGGTTAGAGAGATGGATAATATAAGCGTGCTTGTGCGTAGAGTGGAAGTGGAGTTTGGGTCTTTGTTGAAGAACGCTGAGTTTGCGGTTAGCGATGAGAGAGTGGTGAGGCTTGCTATAGATGAGAtcaagaagaagcttgatgtgTTTACTGAAACCATTGAAGAGCTTGGGAAGCATGCGAGTAAGTATTGTAGCGATGTGACGAAGGCGAGGACTGTGATTCTGCAGAGGATAATCAGATACCCTACTGGTTCAACCACCGAAGAAGCTGCTTGGTGAGATACCTACACCTTAAACTAAACTTAATTGCTTCATGGTTATTTGAATAAAGTTTTAAACATTGATCAGGACCGAAATGTTGTCGTGAGAAGGTGGATTTCAGATTAGTTGCTGGCTTTGAagattgttgatttgttttgttttgcacAAGTATTATTATGAATAGCTAAAGAGAAGTTATCAAAGTAAAAATGGATATTTTACTTAATGTTATTAGTTGCCCTGATGTAACCTTTGCACAATGCATTAACTAAACTTGGTGGAAGATTTTATGCGattgatttatatatgtttgttaaTGTCTGTGCTTTTGAAGGATTCATAAGCTGGATCCTTACAGAATTAATTAACCAGCTAATATTAATAAGAATCAAGACGTGAAGAGTTAGATGATGAAAGGCGATGGAGAATAATAAGTTATAAAGCATTACAAACTCTGTTTTAGAAGTCAATCGACTTGTTTTGGTCGATGTGATGATTGGTCTTATTCAACCAGTTGACTGATTAATCAAAAGACCAGTCACCTTGGTTCGTTCTACTTTaggctttttttttaaattcttatgaattttttttttttttttgtgttcaatCTTGTGAATTTATTTCTTTGATCATTTATACAAGAAACTACTTGGTTTTCTCCTTTTTGTCCAcattatattttggtttatttcagTCTACTGCAAAATCACAGCTTAACATCTTGCCCATTTGTTACTCAAGTGGGTTAAATGGTCTCTAAAGTTGGCTAGAACGTGTCTGATTTTATGCTTTAGCATGAGCCTTGGACCATGAAAATATAAAGCCTTTTCTATGTATTCATATAATAGTTTTCTTAGATGTTTTGTTCAACCACATAATGTCCTTGACCAGAAAAAAAATGTCAAGCATGTTAATTGTTGTCTTGTTGAGACCAAATTAATTATATCAAATCTGCATCACATATGTGGCATGAAAGTACCACCAACTCATCAATCCAACATAGACGGAGAAGTCATCATTGTTTCAAGAGATCCATTGAGCTGCGATGGGGGAGTCCACAAACTACTCAACTCAGTTGATTAATGTCATAACTTAGATATCATAGaggtttcagaaaaaaaaatagtcgTGTTCTTTCCTCTTGTTGCTAAAGCCATCTTTCACATCTATCACAAGCACTACAACAAGAGATGCAcctatcttattaaagtagaaatactttaaacttttgtttggcaacatagataacaatttaaaaaatagtgttGTTTGAAAACACGTATAACAgtaaattaggaaaaaaaataatggacttatactatttaaaaattgaaagtccattacattatattaaaaagtaatgagtttatgttacttgacatacatattcaaatcaaaataataatttaaaattgatttatatcaaaaattcattcaaaaatatacatatattcaaaatttgatttttactaacatatttttcaataaccgttataaaaatgttttcaatatatataagaaaaatacaatacaaagctcaatttaaacaccaacttaaattatggtttctatatttcacattgaaatttaaaagtataatatatgtgattatttatatgattgtattattaattataagaaaacttatttgatggtacatataaaagacaattaattatattataacacatatttttataacttaTAATGACACatatataggatatataatagtgattaggggtgggccTTCATGTTCGTTTTCGGGTctgtttgggatttcgtgttcggttcagattttttaggattcggttcggatttggataaccaatttaaactggtttggtttaaatatttggatagagaattaataattatttaagtatttttggagttttgagtatattttaactattttagatatttacatttgattatttgtatatattttcaagtatttaaacgaacttaaaagtatcatatatattcttatgtttttatatacattaaatctaaaaataattaatatatataagtatataaatctatttttgatacccaaaatactctggttcggatcggattaggtttgagttcttcaaataccaaaattttgaataattcggatatttaatcgaTTTCGATTCGGATttggtactacttattcggattgggatcggttcgattcttcgaattcgagttttttgctCAACCtcaaatagtgacataaaaaacaaatagcatcatatttttttttaaaatacatccGCGCGGATGcgcagatcaaaatctagtactaTTTCATCTTGAACAATAACTCTAATTTAACTTTCCAATTAAccaatttattttatgtaattttacaAGAGAACAAATATCTATTTAA
This genomic stretch from Brassica napus cultivar Da-Ae chromosome C9, Da-Ae, whole genome shotgun sequence harbors:
- the LOC106375907 gene encoding UPF0496 protein At2g18630 isoform X1, with protein sequence MMGGNPSKKKQNIEYGSPTTPVHIKINSAYTEHLTSYERACTEDPKLESFDSSLHQRTNLVINKLAASSGVEIKSLSFESLREVTQCLLDMNQDVVKVILQDRDDIWSNQDMFSLVNMYFDSTAKTMDFCSELESCLNRARRSQVIIKFAVKQFEEEDYEKTLEELKRFTLAGDPFSKEFFALFDSVHRHQVMMLEELHRLKRRLDKKLKSVKTWRRVSNVVFVTAFVSVLIFSVVAAAVAAPPVVAALAGALTVPVGSVGKWCNSLWEKYEKVVRGQKEIVTSIRIGTYVSVREMDNISVLVRRVEVEFGSLLKNAEFAVSDERVVRLAIDEIKKKLDVFTETIEELGKHASKYCSDVTKARTVILQRIIRYPTGSTTEEAAWIHKLDPYRIN
- the LOC106375907 gene encoding UPF0496 protein At2g18630 isoform X2 produces the protein MMGGNPSKKKQNIEYGSPTTPVHIKINSAYTEHLTSYERACTEDPKLESFDSSLHQRTNLVINKLAASSGVEIKSLSFESLREVTQCLLDMNQDVVKVILQDRDDIWSNQDMFSLVNMYFDSTAKTMDFCSELESCLNRARRSQVIIKFAVKQFEEEDYEKTLEELKRFTLAGDPFSKEFFALFDSVHRHQVMMLEELHRLKRRLDKKLKSVKTWRRVSNVVFVTAFVSVLIFSVVAAAVAAPPVVAALAGALTVPVGSVGKWCNSLWEKYEKVVRGQKEIVTSIRIGTYVSVREMDNISVLVRRVEVEFGSLLKNAEFAVSDERVVRLAIDEIKKKLDVFTETIEELGKHASKYCSDVTKARTVILQRIIRYPTGSTTEEAAWTEMLS